Proteins encoded together in one Chryseobacterium sp. G0201 window:
- a CDS encoding TonB-dependent receptor plug domain-containing protein: protein MKKLSISVLLLGAVFVSAQELEKEKQIEDVIIVGNRNAKRTKLETPVPVDVINIEKIQKSAPQTTVQDLLNYVIPSFNAVRQSASDGTEHIDPMTLRGMGPDQVLVLVNGKRRHTTSLVNYQNTVGNGSVGTDLSTIPVIAIDRIEVLRDGAAAQYGSDAIAGVINIILKKDIGASASLNYGLSGRNDGETYQGAVNYGTSLGKDKSYINLSLQLSQRGKTTRTQNHDLDIFGDNFAYEFADDPDGARASDDEIIRQRGLTRDDFNFQIGDAQIKQGQLFFNAEYPFNDHFKLYTFGGFSLKEGVGFGFRRLPSEKDNIVSSIYPNGFQANLKSQVYDLSYAVGTKYNLNDWFFDLSNTFGSNTFNYNVDNTNNASLGAKSPTSFYAGAHSFLQNTINLDVSKNLNNFNIAFGGEFRFEEYQIKAGDEASYARYDINGNIATPGSTVIGNGGSQSFMGFSPDNALKKSRHSTAVYADVSYDLDKKLNIDAAARFENYSDFGNTLNGKLAIRYEFIKNYAIRGAVGTGFRAPSLQQQYFNNSYADISTSGIGIVRKGIFTTDSKAAEVLGFDKLKQETSVNGSLGFTLKPAKGLFITLDGYWIGVKDRIVITSNITDERLSDPELVGENNVAESGRFFANAIDTETKGVDLVVSYDWKLAGGNLNINLAGNYTETKITDFHFPQNLGTPQNEFFGPDQINIIETLSPKAKATLGLNYGIGKFNFLVRNTYFGKVIRDGYPFGGVQEFAPKIVTDVSVGYDITKNVNLTIGANNLLDVFPDLQIYENSYYGVFKYAPVQMGTLGSYFFGRVNFNF, encoded by the coding sequence ATGAAGAAACTAAGCATATCAGTATTATTGCTTGGAGCGGTTTTCGTATCGGCTCAGGAACTTGAAAAAGAAAAACAAATTGAAGACGTCATTATTGTCGGAAACCGAAATGCTAAAAGAACAAAACTAGAAACTCCTGTTCCGGTAGATGTTATCAATATTGAAAAAATACAAAAATCGGCACCTCAAACGACGGTTCAGGATCTTTTAAACTATGTAATTCCGTCTTTTAATGCGGTGAGACAATCTGCGTCTGACGGAACTGAACATATTGATCCTATGACTTTAAGAGGAATGGGACCTGACCAGGTTTTGGTTTTGGTGAATGGAAAAAGAAGACATACAACATCTCTGGTTAATTATCAAAATACAGTAGGAAACGGTTCTGTTGGGACAGATTTAAGCACAATTCCGGTGATTGCAATAGACAGAATTGAAGTCCTAAGAGACGGAGCCGCTGCTCAATACGGTTCTGATGCCATTGCAGGAGTTATTAATATTATTCTTAAAAAAGATATTGGCGCTTCGGCAAGTTTAAACTATGGATTATCAGGGAGAAATGATGGCGAAACGTATCAGGGAGCAGTTAATTACGGAACTTCTTTAGGAAAAGATAAAAGTTACATCAACTTATCATTACAATTAAGTCAGAGAGGAAAAACAACGAGAACGCAGAATCACGATTTAGATATTTTCGGAGATAATTTTGCCTATGAATTTGCTGATGATCCTGATGGAGCAAGAGCTTCTGACGACGAAATTATCAGACAAAGAGGCTTAACCCGAGACGATTTCAATTTCCAGATCGGTGATGCTCAGATAAAACAGGGTCAGTTGTTTTTCAATGCAGAATATCCTTTTAATGATCATTTTAAGCTCTATACTTTTGGAGGCTTCAGCTTAAAAGAAGGTGTGGGATTTGGTTTCAGAAGACTTCCAAGTGAGAAAGATAATATCGTTTCTTCAATTTATCCAAATGGCTTTCAGGCTAATTTAAAATCTCAAGTGTACGATCTTTCTTACGCTGTCGGAACGAAATATAATCTCAACGATTGGTTTTTCGACCTGAGCAATACTTTCGGAAGCAATACATTTAATTATAACGTTGACAATACCAATAATGCTTCTTTAGGCGCGAAATCTCCGACAAGTTTCTATGCGGGAGCCCACAGCTTTCTCCAAAACACCATAAATCTTGATGTTTCTAAGAATTTAAATAATTTCAATATTGCTTTCGGAGGAGAATTTAGGTTTGAGGAATATCAAATCAAGGCTGGAGATGAAGCATCTTATGCGAGATATGATATCAATGGAAATATTGCAACGCCCGGATCTACAGTTATTGGAAATGGTGGATCACAGTCTTTTATGGGCTTTTCTCCCGACAATGCTTTGAAAAAATCAAGACATTCTACAGCAGTTTATGCAGATGTTTCCTACGATTTAGATAAAAAATTAAATATCGATGCTGCTGCAAGGTTTGAAAATTATTCCGACTTCGGAAATACGTTGAATGGAAAATTAGCCATTAGATATGAATTCATAAAAAATTACGCGATTCGTGGAGCGGTGGGAACAGGCTTCAGAGCGCCATCTCTGCAACAGCAATATTTTAATAACTCGTATGCTGATATTTCAACTTCAGGAATCGGAATTGTTAGAAAAGGGATATTTACGACAGACAGTAAAGCGGCTGAGGTTCTTGGTTTTGATAAATTAAAACAGGAAACTTCTGTCAACGGAAGTCTTGGATTTACTTTAAAGCCTGCCAAAGGACTTTTCATCACCTTGGACGGATATTGGATTGGTGTAAAAGACAGAATCGTTATCACCAGCAACATCACGGATGAAAGATTGTCAGATCCTGAGTTGGTCGGTGAAAATAATGTTGCAGAAAGCGGAAGATTCTTCGCCAACGCGATTGATACGGAAACAAAAGGTGTTGATTTAGTAGTTTCCTACGACTGGAAATTGGCTGGAGGAAATTTAAACATCAATTTAGCCGGAAATTACACCGAAACCAAGATCACAGACTTCCATTTTCCTCAGAACTTAGGAACTCCTCAGAACGAATTTTTCGGGCCGGATCAAATTAATATTATTGAAACTCTTTCTCCGAAAGCAAAAGCGACTTTAGGTTTGAATTACGGGATTGGTAAATTCAATTTCTTAGTTAGAAATACGTATTTTGGCAAGGTCATCAGAGACGGATATCCTTTCGGAGGGGTTCAGGAGTTTGCTCCTAAAATTGTAACGGATGTCAGCGTTGGTTATGATATTACTAAAAATGTAAACCTTACGATTGGAGCCAACAATTTATTGGATGTTTTCCCTGATCTGCAGATCTATGAAAATTCTTATTACGGAGTTTTCAAATACGCGCCGGTTCAGATGGGAACATTGGGAAGTTATTTCTTCGGAAGAGTTAATTTTAATTTTTAA
- a CDS encoding alpha-amylase family glycosyl hydrolase, which yields MRKFYSSVLLFMTVLIFGQISYTVTPNPFNETDQITLTISGSQIDESAWGLANNAVYMWTWSLDTNYSNSQNCPTNGSWGDSNDLNKLSYNSTADTYSLTFTPTTFYNRTGIGRFGFLLKDKTGSHQTSDTFVNVGILNLNLTNPLANSLTSVPVGNSVNVTATTNVNSTFQLKANGTVVNSTSTPSASYSYSYTVTADANMELIATDANSNTKNATFILQTPRNVISEAIPTWIKQGINYHPTDNTRVGLALYAPFKNFVHVIGSFNNWVVDDAYLMKRDTTNPDLYWIELTGITPSQLYTFQYRTNDLRKVADPFSPQILSSYDDQWISATTYPNLPAFPAGQGFEVSMFKTGQAPYNWQTTNFQRPNKENLVVYELLLRDFTQEKNWQSLINKITYLRNLKINAIELMPIMEFEGNLSWGYNTSFHYALDKAYGTPEKFKEFVDLCHQNGIAVILDVAFNHATGRSPLVRLWNVDPDGDGYGDVAPNNPYFNTVPKHSYNVFNDFNHTSPSTKYYVERTLQQWLTEYHIDGFRWDLTKGFTQSCSENDEACTNAYQQDRVDIMKYYADKQWAIDPNSYMIFEHLGTDAEEQQWANYRVAEGKGIMLWNNQNGAYNQNTMGYKENSSFDRMNHTLHGFTNMHAVGYGESHDEERLMFKNLAYGAVNGAYDVKNLNTALNRMKTFGATFFTIPGPKMIWQFGELGYEFSINRCGDGSINNGCRTDEKPIAFSLGYDTNANRKAVYDTWAQIINLRSLYPVFKSKTYSVESNNLTNDPNGLITRIYVYDNAASTVQNVVVIANYDTSAKDVVPYFPYTGQWKNLMDNTISNITSTTAPINLQPGEFRIFGNYTGTLSTVDVNAENKLSLQIADNPVKNGLAKLIYHKAKNGEIAIYDMSGKKMDSFKLKNENGTYELKANYSAGMYLVHLKSETGVAIQKMIIK from the coding sequence ATGAGGAAATTTTATTCGAGTGTATTGTTGTTTATGACCGTCCTTATTTTTGGGCAGATAAGCTATACAGTTACACCAAATCCGTTCAATGAGACGGATCAGATTACATTAACGATATCCGGAAGCCAGATCGATGAATCTGCTTGGGGACTTGCGAATAATGCTGTTTATATGTGGACCTGGTCTTTAGATACCAATTACAGCAATAGTCAAAATTGTCCTACCAATGGGAGCTGGGGAGATTCTAATGACTTAAATAAATTAAGTTATAATTCAACAGCAGATACCTATTCTTTGACATTTACTCCGACAACGTTTTATAACAGAACGGGAATCGGAAGATTCGGGTTTTTGTTGAAAGATAAAACGGGAAGTCACCAGACATCAGATACTTTTGTAAATGTTGGAATTTTAAATTTAAACTTAACCAATCCTTTAGCGAACAGTTTGACATCGGTTCCGGTGGGAAATTCTGTTAATGTGACGGCTACAACCAATGTTAATTCAACATTTCAGTTGAAAGCTAACGGAACAGTTGTAAATTCTACTTCAACGCCTTCTGCTTCATATTCTTACAGTTATACCGTAACTGCAGATGCGAATATGGAATTGATTGCTACAGATGCCAATTCAAATACTAAAAATGCAACATTCATTTTACAAACACCGAGAAATGTTATTTCTGAAGCCATTCCGACATGGATAAAGCAGGGGATTAACTATCATCCGACAGATAATACCCGAGTTGGTCTTGCGTTGTATGCTCCGTTTAAAAATTTCGTTCATGTGATCGGAAGCTTCAATAATTGGGTTGTGGATGATGCTTATTTAATGAAAAGAGATACCACAAATCCTGATCTTTATTGGATCGAATTAACGGGGATTACGCCTTCTCAATTATATACCTTCCAATACAGAACCAACGATCTTAGAAAAGTAGCAGATCCTTTTTCTCCACAAATATTGTCTTCTTATGATGATCAGTGGATTTCGGCTACAACCTATCCAAATTTACCTGCGTTTCCTGCAGGACAGGGCTTTGAGGTTTCTATGTTTAAAACAGGACAGGCTCCTTACAACTGGCAGACTACAAACTTCCAGAGACCAAACAAAGAAAATTTAGTGGTATATGAATTGTTGCTTAGAGATTTTACTCAGGAAAAAAACTGGCAGTCATTAATCAATAAAATTACGTATTTAAGAAATTTAAAGATCAACGCAATTGAATTGATGCCGATCATGGAATTTGAAGGGAATCTTTCCTGGGGATACAACACTTCATTCCATTATGCTTTGGATAAAGCTTACGGAACTCCCGAAAAATTCAAGGAGTTTGTAGACTTATGCCATCAAAACGGAATTGCAGTCATTCTGGATGTTGCTTTTAATCATGCGACAGGACGTTCTCCGTTGGTAAGACTTTGGAATGTTGATCCGGATGGAGATGGTTACGGTGATGTTGCTCCAAATAACCCATATTTTAATACAGTTCCGAAACATTCGTATAATGTTTTCAATGATTTTAACCATACAAGCCCATCAACTAAATATTACGTTGAAAGAACATTGCAACAATGGTTGACAGAATATCATATCGACGGTTTCCGTTGGGATCTTACAAAAGGCTTCACGCAAAGCTGTTCTGAGAATGATGAAGCTTGTACCAATGCTTATCAGCAGGATAGAGTAGACATCATGAAATATTATGCCGATAAACAGTGGGCAATTGATCCGAATTCTTATATGATCTTCGAACATTTAGGAACAGATGCAGAAGAGCAGCAATGGGCAAATTATAGAGTTGCAGAAGGAAAAGGCATAATGCTTTGGAATAATCAAAATGGCGCGTACAACCAAAATACGATGGGCTACAAAGAAAACAGCAGCTTTGACAGAATGAATCATACGCTTCACGGTTTCACCAATATGCATGCGGTTGGATATGGAGAAAGCCATGACGAAGAGAGATTAATGTTTAAAAATCTTGCTTATGGAGCTGTAAACGGAGCTTATGATGTTAAAAATCTGAATACTGCGCTGAACAGAATGAAAACTTTCGGAGCAACATTCTTCACAATTCCCGGCCCAAAAATGATCTGGCAGTTTGGCGAATTGGGCTATGAATTCAGCATCAACAGATGTGGAGACGGATCTATCAACAACGGTTGCAGAACAGATGAAAAACCAATTGCTTTTTCTTTAGGTTATGACACAAACGCAAACAGAAAAGCGGTTTATGATACTTGGGCTCAGATTATCAATCTTAGAAGTTTGTATCCGGTTTTCAAATCAAAAACATATTCTGTAGAATCAAACAATCTTACCAATGATCCGAATGGATTAATTACAAGAATTTATGTATACGATAACGCGGCGAGTACTGTTCAGAATGTTGTAGTTATAGCCAATTACGATACCTCTGCAAAAGATGTGGTACCATATTTTCCATACACAGGACAATGGAAAAATTTAATGGATAATACGATTTCAAATATCACTTCTACAACAGCTCCGATCAATCTTCAGCCGGGAGAATTTAGAATTTTCGGAAATTATACCGGAACTTTATCTACAGTTGACGTAAATGCAGAAAATAAATTATCGCTTCAAATCGCAGACAATCCTGTGAAAAATGGTTTGGCGAAACTAATTTATCATAAAGCTAAAAACGGCGAAATTGCAATCTATGACATGAGTGGCAAAAAAATGGATTCATTTAAATTAAAAAATGAAAATGGAACTTATGAATTAAAAGCCAATTATTCTGCCGGAATGTATCTGGTTCATTTAAAATCAGAAACCGGAGTTGCTATCCAGAAGATGATTATTAAATAA
- a CDS encoding T9SS type A sorting domain-containing protein, translating to MFGNLYFAIKKIGVGLGLLTVPGSYSYAQQWENVGSVQPISAAGTSHNNLVVDNSGNYFISYYDSSVTKGSVQKFNGTSWSYVGGSAGITSGIALYNSLSVDNTGNVYYTNQGTGLEVRQFTGSAWSQLPSATTSTVNYHASAISPSNVLFTFGTHNSGTVQRYVNGAWEQVGNTGFSNGASFAKIVIGTNNKVYTCNVASGVRVYENTTTATTSDNWVLTGGSIVDASSSGENYTSDIAIDANNNLYVAYVSNSANSRKVNVKKFDGTSWIQVGNAYFSSGGVQHVAIAVTSAGEPYVVASRWENDDLLRNTVYKLDNATQTWGTLGGNFLSDGQATFNDLSIDKVNNYLVLAYTDGGLKIKRISLGSTTQLCNNTDPGANIGDLGCVTFTYKGQPVTYTTVRGSDGKVWLQQNLGSAQVAASQADVDSYGDLFQWGRWDDGHQARNSSTVTAPSTNNPSALAGVTSFIIGSSGSSWWGTNASSDQWTANNAAAVNQAIGADPCKAIGQGWKMPSQADWMSAINAASISNPTSAFNSKLKLPAGGYRGSTDGSFTYVGQRGYFWSSDVASTGGKYLYVGTTIANPSSGAPRGQGASVRCIKDFTGLSTSDIKLNTVGIYPNPTNGILYIKADSAIENVNVMNVVGQKINVRFSNDQIDMQGLPKGIYIVELKLKNGQTFSKKISKN from the coding sequence ATGTTCGGAAATTTATATTTTGCGATTAAAAAAATTGGGGTGGGATTAGGGTTGCTTACTGTCCCAGGTAGTTACTCTTACGCACAGCAATGGGAGAATGTTGGGTCGGTGCAGCCGATTTCGGCAGCAGGAACTAGCCACAATAATTTGGTGGTAGACAATTCGGGAAATTATTTTATTTCTTATTATGATTCATCTGTAACAAAAGGTTCTGTACAAAAATTTAACGGAACTTCTTGGTCTTATGTTGGTGGAAGTGCCGGAATTACATCAGGAATAGCATTGTACAACTCTTTATCTGTTGATAATACGGGAAATGTATATTATACAAATCAGGGAACAGGATTAGAAGTTCGTCAGTTTACCGGGAGTGCTTGGTCTCAATTGCCAAGTGCAACAACAAGTACGGTCAATTACCATGCTTCTGCTATATCTCCGTCGAATGTATTATTCACTTTTGGTACTCATAATTCAGGAACGGTTCAGCGTTATGTGAACGGAGCTTGGGAACAGGTAGGAAATACAGGTTTCTCTAACGGAGCTTCCTTTGCGAAAATTGTGATCGGAACTAATAACAAAGTGTATACTTGTAATGTAGCAAGTGGAGTAAGAGTCTATGAAAATACAACGACTGCTACCACTTCTGACAACTGGGTATTGACGGGCGGAAGTATTGTGGATGCTTCATCTTCAGGAGAAAATTATACATCAGATATAGCAATTGATGCTAATAATAATCTTTATGTTGCGTATGTTTCAAACTCTGCAAATTCAAGAAAAGTAAATGTTAAGAAATTTGACGGAACTTCTTGGATACAAGTAGGAAACGCTTATTTCTCTTCAGGTGGTGTGCAACATGTTGCGATCGCTGTTACTTCTGCTGGTGAGCCTTATGTTGTAGCAAGCCGTTGGGAAAATGATGACCTATTGAGAAACACAGTTTACAAATTAGATAATGCTACACAAACATGGGGAACTTTAGGAGGTAATTTCCTTTCTGACGGACAGGCAACTTTTAATGACCTGTCGATCGATAAGGTGAATAATTATCTTGTTTTAGCTTATACAGATGGAGGTTTAAAAATAAAAAGAATTTCTTTAGGCAGCACAACTCAGCTTTGTAATAATACAGATCCGGGAGCTAATATTGGTGATTTAGGTTGTGTTACTTTTACGTATAAAGGACAGCCTGTAACGTATACAACGGTAAGAGGATCAGACGGAAAAGTTTGGCTTCAGCAAAACTTAGGTAGTGCACAAGTAGCAGCTTCTCAGGCAGATGTAGATTCTTATGGAGATCTTTTCCAGTGGGGAAGATGGGATGATGGTCATCAGGCAAGAAACTCATCTACTGTTACTGCTCCTTCAACAAATAATCCAAGTGCATTGGCGGGGGTTACTTCATTTATTATTGGTTCCAGTGGAAGCTCATGGTGGGGAACAAATGCATCAAGCGACCAATGGACAGCGAATAATGCAGCAGCAGTAAATCAAGCAATCGGAGCAGATCCTTGTAAAGCAATCGGACAGGGTTGGAAAATGCCTTCTCAGGCAGATTGGATGTCAGCAATAAATGCAGCTTCTATAAGCAATCCAACTTCAGCTTTTAACAGCAAATTAAAATTACCTGCAGGAGGATACAGAGGAAGTACAGATGGTAGTTTTACCTATGTAGGACAGAGAGGTTATTTCTGGAGTTCAGATGTAGCAAGCACAGGTGGAAAATATCTTTATGTAGGAACTACCATTGCAAATCCATCTTCCGGAGCTCCAAGAGGTCAGGGTGCTTCTGTAAGATGTATTAAAGATTTTACTGGTTTAAGTACTTCAGATATTAAACTTAATACAGTAGGAATTTATCCAAACCCAACCAACGGAATTCTTTATATCAAAGCAGATTCAGCGATTGAAAATGTAAATGTAATGAATGTTGTAGGGCAGAAAATTAATGTTAGATTCTCTAATGATCAGATCGATATGCAAGGACTTCCAAAAGGAATTTACATTGTAGAATTGAAATTAAAGAACGGACAGACTTTCTCTAAAAAAATCAGCAAAAACTAA
- a CDS encoding helix-turn-helix transcriptional regulator: MKNQSKNGLLFRSEDIKIVMQEDSSSEKFSRSNMIEGKSSFNLIFLLSPNSHLEAHDCGTHYAFKKNQYILHYSSQESTAELWTENQEVLKYLQIQINYQYIFNLINPESNRESAEILENMIENNYIFLHKETPPNMTVEMHIILREIVSYSKRGVMQKLFIEAKIIKLLILIFEQFNEKNTIETSPKTPSIIKKFVDENFHKNIKVEEIGKLIGINQNKIRKEFKAQYHITVTDYLSELRMLKAKKMIIDKEIMIKEIAIECGYEYVQNFTRAFKKKFGVSPETLRNG, from the coding sequence ATGAAGAATCAATCTAAAAATGGATTATTGTTCAGATCCGAAGACATTAAAATTGTAATGCAGGAAGACTCATCTTCTGAAAAGTTTTCCAGATCGAATATGATCGAGGGTAAATCGAGCTTTAATCTAATATTTTTATTGAGCCCCAACAGTCATTTGGAAGCTCATGATTGTGGTACTCATTATGCATTCAAGAAAAATCAATATATCCTTCATTATTCATCTCAGGAAAGTACTGCGGAACTTTGGACGGAAAATCAGGAAGTTTTAAAATATCTTCAAATCCAGATCAATTATCAGTATATATTTAATCTGATTAATCCTGAATCTAATCGAGAAAGTGCAGAAATTCTGGAAAATATGATCGAAAACAATTATATTTTTCTTCACAAAGAAACACCGCCGAATATGACCGTTGAAATGCATATCATTTTAAGGGAAATTGTAAGTTATTCTAAAAGAGGTGTGATGCAGAAATTATTTATTGAAGCGAAGATTATCAAACTTCTGATTTTAATTTTTGAACAATTCAATGAAAAAAATACGATCGAAACTTCACCAAAAACACCATCAATTATTAAAAAATTCGTTGATGAAAATTTTCACAAGAATATAAAAGTTGAAGAGATAGGAAAACTGATAGGAATTAATCAAAACAAAATAAGAAAAGAGTTTAAAGCTCAATATCACATCACTGTTACTGATTATCTTTCTGAACTAAGAATGCTTAAAGCTAAAAAAATGATCATTGATAAAGAAATCATGATCAAAGAAATTGCCATTGAATGCGGCTATGAATACGTACAAAACTTTACAAGAGCATTTAAGAAAAAATTCGGAGTATCCCCAGAAACCTTAAGAAACGGATAA
- a CDS encoding fumarate hydratase: MEFRYQDPYPIQKDDTVYKKLTSEYVKVEKLGDREILTVDPKGLELLAEEAMADVSFMLRSSHLESLKRIIDDPEATDNDRFVAYNLLQNAAVAVEGALPSCQDTGTAIVMGKKGENVYTGVDDGEYLSKGIYNTYQKRNLRYSQVVPLNMFDEKNSGSNLPAQIDIYAKKGDSYEFLFLTKGGGSANKTFLYQKTKSLLNEKSLEAFVKERISDLGTAACPPYHLALVIGGTSAEANLATVKKASAKYYDNLPTEGNEAGQAFRDLEWEAKVQKICQESAIGAQFGGKYLTHDVRVIRLPRHAASCPVGMGVSCSADRNIKGKITKEGIFLEQLEENPKRFLPATPPHLEEAVEIDLNKPMPEILAELSKYPIKTRLKLNGTLIVARDIAHAKIKELLDAGKPMPEYFKNHPIYYAGPAKTPEGMASGSFGPTTAGRMDVYVDEFQSHGGSMVMLAKGNRTADVTNACHKYGGFYIGSIGGPAAILAQDNILSVEVVDFPELGMEAVRKIEVKDFPAFIITDDKGNDFFANLAH, translated from the coding sequence ATGGAATTTAGATATCAGGATCCGTACCCGATTCAAAAGGACGATACGGTTTATAAAAAGTTGACTTCAGAGTATGTAAAGGTTGAAAAACTGGGAGACAGAGAAATTTTAACCGTTGATCCAAAAGGATTGGAATTATTGGCTGAAGAAGCTATGGCCGATGTTTCTTTTATGCTTCGTTCTTCTCACCTGGAAAGCTTGAAAAGAATTATCGATGATCCTGAAGCTACAGACAATGACAGATTCGTTGCTTATAATTTATTACAGAATGCTGCTGTAGCGGTGGAAGGAGCGTTGCCTTCTTGCCAGGATACAGGAACGGCAATAGTAATGGGTAAAAAAGGAGAGAACGTTTATACAGGGGTTGATGACGGTGAATATTTAAGCAAAGGAATTTACAATACATACCAAAAAAGAAACTTAAGATATTCTCAGGTCGTTCCTTTGAACATGTTTGATGAGAAAAATTCTGGTTCAAACCTTCCGGCACAGATTGATATTTATGCTAAAAAAGGAGATTCTTACGAGTTTTTATTCTTAACAAAAGGAGGAGGTTCCGCCAACAAAACTTTCTTATATCAAAAAACGAAATCTTTACTAAACGAAAAATCTCTTGAAGCTTTTGTAAAAGAGAGAATTTCAGACTTAGGAACAGCTGCTTGTCCGCCTTACCATTTAGCTTTAGTTATTGGTGGGACTTCTGCTGAAGCGAATTTAGCAACCGTAAAAAAAGCATCTGCAAAATATTATGACAATCTTCCGACAGAAGGAAATGAAGCTGGTCAGGCTTTCAGAGATCTGGAATGGGAAGCTAAAGTTCAGAAAATCTGCCAAGAAAGCGCTATTGGAGCACAGTTTGGTGGTAAATATTTAACTCATGATGTCAGAGTTATCAGACTTCCTCGTCATGCGGCTTCTTGCCCGGTTGGGATGGGAGTTTCTTGTTCTGCAGACAGAAATATCAAAGGAAAAATTACTAAAGAAGGTATTTTCTTAGAGCAATTGGAGGAAAATCCGAAAAGATTCTTACCCGCAACACCTCCACATCTGGAAGAAGCGGTTGAAATTGATTTGAATAAACCAATGCCGGAAATTTTAGCAGAGCTTTCAAAATATCCAATCAAAACAAGATTAAAATTAAACGGAACATTAATCGTTGCAAGAGATATCGCTCACGCAAAAATCAAAGAATTGTTGGATGCCGGAAAACCGATGCCTGAATATTTCAAAAATCATCCAATTTATTACGCCGGACCTGCAAAAACTCCTGAAGGAATGGCTTCAGGAAGTTTCGGACCAACGACTGCGGGAAGAATGGATGTTTACGTAGACGAATTCCAAAGTCATGGCGGAAGCATGGTGATGTTGGCAAAAGGTAACAGAACAGCGGATGTTACTAACGCTTGTCACAAATATGGTGGATTCTACATTGGATCGATCGGCGGACCTGCTGCAATTTTAGCACAAGACAATATTTTGTCTGTTGAGGTGGTCGATTTCCCTGAATTAGGGATGGAAGCGGTAAGAAAAATTGAGGTGAAAGATTTCCCTGCATTCATCATCACCGATGATAAGGGAAACGATTTCTTCGCAAATCTTGCCCATTAA